The sequence below is a genomic window from Anopheles cruzii chromosome 3, idAnoCruzAS_RS32_06, whole genome shotgun sequence.
TGGCTAGGTTTTCacgcgaaacaacaaaaaatggaagtgGAAACTCTAAACGCACAGCCGTTAGTAATGTCGTATGCCGTAGATTGGATGTTCTTTCGTCGAGCAATGTAGGAAGTAATTAATAGTTCCGTGAAGGAAAGTTAAATGCAAGCAACAAGAGCTCACTCACGACGGCCAATAAGATCGGTGCTCAGTgcggaccgtggccgtggaggTCCGAGCGACCGGTGACAGTTGGGGCATTTGAAATTTGATAGACAAAGTTTAATTGCGTCGCCACGTAGCAAAACGCACTCTAATTGGAGTGCATTCGACCGAGCAGCAGTTCATCAAAGCGCCAGAGCCCGTTACAATCTTACAGAGGTGCGGGATAAAAGTTAGTAAATCATAATGATCGGGGTTCGTGGAACGAGAACCGCACCACGGATTTCAGATGACTTATTTCCGCGATGGAATCAGAACACAGCATACAGTAATTATTTTTCAGTTATTTGGACTTATCAAATCATTACCGGCTCAAAGTAAAGACTATTTTAGAAACAATACAATCAACCAAGAATCTATGTAAAACGATTTACTGCAggtagtttaaaatatttaattaaaatgaatatcatgattaaatattttatttaaacacaATTTCTACCTCTACCCGTTAGCATACAGAATGCGATCAGCAAGCCATATCCTGCGAGGAGTGGGTCTGGCCTACATCGGTTTACATTCCGGGGCGTCGTTCCCTTAATGCACCATCCTCCCAAAAATGactttgccacacacacgcgcgcgtgtgtgtgtgtgtaccgtgCAACCACCCACTTTGTGTTTAAAGTGTCGGTAATAACTTTCAGTTCCATTACATGCCAACCCTAAAACGATCGGCGGGCGAGCTCTCATTTACCGCTCTCGTCCGCTTCCGGTCGTGCTTCTAACTCAATTATGCACTTCCTTCGTCcctcaaataaaaaaaacgagagcTTTCACGCAGCGTAACTGCATCACcggcgtcatcatcatcatcatcatcaccatcgtggCCATCATTCACTCAAACGGCAGTAACGGAACACTATCGTCCTGCTCCTCCTGCACCAACCGCCATCAGTCAtcgtccatccatccatcagccCGACAGTCATCGGGACCAGTCGGCGAATACTTGCCCGCCATCCTGCAACGGACGCCGTGACGTGTGGCACGTATTGAAACCTCGGCAAATGGTTGATTCACCACCGGCTCCACCGGCTCCAATCCCGGGACCGTTCATCACCGTACGCAACGAGATGGAATAAAATTACGTGCCCATACCGAACTGCAAGCGAAAGCCATTGATGCCGGTGGGACGATAAATGATTGCGAGTTCTGGCCGATCGCGGGCTGTAAGGCCGGGCCACTAAAAGCTTTTACGGCAAAATAATGCCATTTCGCTGTGCCACCGCGTGCTTCACGGAACTTCCGCGAACGCCAGCAGGTCAAACGTCCCCGAAGGTCAGTCCGCACGGAGTGGAGCgaaaatgcaaacaatctGTGCGCCTTCAAACAGAATGCAGTGTCCAGTGCTAAAAAGCTTTAGAATGTCTGGAGATTGGACAGTGTTATTTTAATGATCTACATAACTCCGTTTGTCGCACGTTATTTAGTGCTGTTTTGAATGCCTCGTGACACTGCCACAAGGTTGTCGTtgaccgaaaataaaaataaatgaatatgTAAACTCGGAAACTTTTTCAggttgtatttatttattttactttaaaaaaGTTTCTACACAACTAGATTCCTTTGCAGCGATAGCGGGTTCGCAGACTGAGCCCAAATGAAACGATGAGAACTTTGACTGTTGTGAGCGaaccaaaatgcaatttacAATCGATCGTGACACTCCGATCTGAAGCCAAATTGAGGATGGTGCAGAACACTGCGAAGGCGGGTGCACTGGGAGTTGAATTAATTATCTCTTAAGGCACGGGGCACAGTGGATCCATCGACAGCCTCTTCTTCGACGTTGTCCAACGTTTCCGAAGCCCACTGGCCCTTCGGATGTAACATTACCCAGAGGTCCGATTCGTGCCACTGCTCTACTGTTCGTCGGCTGCGATCCGGTCGAGATCCATCTTGTACGAGCATCCCGACGGTGCTTCATTAGCCAAGCGCTTGATTAGCTCCCGGTTGTCGGCGTACAGCCGCCTCAGCGAAACTGTGTAAGAGTCCAAACGTTGAAATGCATCAATCACCCACGGGACAGGGAACCCCGTAAACCCAACCGTCCTGCTTGAATACGAAAACCAAATTCTCGCCGCCCAAGGGAATTTAACGATTTGGCGGCATCATAGCTGTCGGCTACGAGCCTTTTGGGGAGCCATTCCTTGCAGCTGCTATCGTTAGCGCTGATTGTAACGATAACACGCGGCAGTGCCGTCGCTCTCTTTCGAAATGTACCTACCGGAAATGGCCGTCCGCAATTTGATTTCGGGGTGCTCCAGGTGCAGTAACATCACCGTTAGGATCTGCTTCAATATCTCCTGCCAGCGTGCATAGGTTGCGTGGTCTTCCGGCGTCGCCCGTGCAAACCGCAACGACCCAAGACAGGTGGCTGCCAGTTCACGTACTTCACCGCTCGGATCGTCCAATCGAGACATGATGGGAAACGCCAAAAGCTTCAGGGACTCGAAATCCAACGGTTCCAGACGTACCAAGGCCCTCAGGGTGTAAGCCCGCGTCGCAATGCTGTTATCGTCGATCAGTCCGGCCAATAGATTCAAATAGGAAGGAAGCAGCGATGCATACTGTTCGGATTTGAGAGGGGCACGGTTTTAAAGAGTCCAGTTCCATCAGTGAGCGAACTGTGGCGCTGATGCATTAATGAATATACTAACCACTTCAGCATTCACACCCTGAACCATCGAAGCGAAACATGCGGTGGCCATGGCTCGTATCGATTCTGCACTTCTTCCCACAGTCCACACAAGGTATGGTGTAATGACCACTAACGCCAACACGAGAGATAAcggatggaaaataaatttgaatttttgtcGAATTCGATCCGTCCCTAAAGCTTACCGTCAGTGAACGGTTTCAGCAGGGACAGCTGGACGTCGGTGGTTTGAGAGTTCCGTTCGGACCACGCAAGCATAGCCTGTGAACCGGAATAAGGTTAACCGAATGCGTGTACCCAAAACCTAAACTCAAACACATACAACGGAAATGGCACTAAACAGTTTAACCTTTCCCTCGGGGGCCGCATGGCTTATCGCTTTGTCCAGGGTGGCCTGCATCGTTTCGAAATATGTTTCCTTTCAGGGGGCGACAAAAACAATACAAATTTATCATCCATCTCAGTTCGCGCGCCAAATTGAATTCGAGGGACACCAACCTGAAACCCACATACCGAAACAATGCCACACAGGAGCAAAAGACTGACACTGGCGTCagagttttcactttccagGTGTTCAATCCTACCCAACACACTCGACAGATGATGCTCGTGGAGTTTGTCCACATCCGAATCGAGCTGGCGTAACACGCTTAAGCCTTTCGCACGGATCGTGTCCTTCGAATCGTAACAAAAGGCCACCACCTTCAGCACCACGGTGTACAGCATCCGTTCGAGCGATTGTTCTCCAGCGTTATCTCCATCGCTGACGGAAATTTCTTCCAGCATCGCCGGCAGCTCCCGTCCTCGGCTGTCCGCTACGAGAACGCCGCTAAACTCGAGCAACTCGAACTGATACTCTTCGTTTAGGTTGTGACAAACGTCTACGTCGAGCAGCAGGGCCACGAACTGTTTGATGTCCGCTCGCTTCGGCTCACCGTGCTGGCAGTGAGCATACATTGTGCGCATACAGCGCAACTGTCCGACTGTTGGAAACTTCCGGAAATGGAGCAGCACATGTTTGCTCCACGTTTCGTACTCCAGCAGCACGCCCAGCAGCTCGCAAACACTCAATGCCTGCCAGTGACCGCCGATCAGTAAGGTGGGTAAACgtaaaaatttaatattctCTTTCAACACAACCTACTACGTACCTCGGACACGATCGGTTGTTCCATACAGGCCTTCGCCAGCACGGGATTAACCTCGGCGAACAGTGTCGAAAAGGAATGTTCGGCGTGCAGTACGATCTGCTTCAGAAGCTTCGTCGCGTGTAGTCTAATGTTTTCCTTCCATTCTTCCATCTCATGCAGCACCAGATTGACCACCCGTAAACTTCGCTGGACTATGGCACGGCAACCCAGCGTAGGGCGAGTGTACCGTTCGACGGGATAAGCAGTGGGAAGTTGTTCCAGCAAAGCAACCTTCGCGAGTTCGGTCTCATTTTCCCGATAGTACAGCTCACCGGCTTCCTTCCACCGGCTGTGTACGTCATCCCGAACTTCCTGCGTATCATCGGACAAGCTGCAGAgcgaaaataattgaaacataaaaccaaactTGTAGAATAGTGTTTGGATATCGAATATAGTTCAATACTTTACCAATTCAAAACCAACGGTAGGATACGGTGAAAGAACGAGTAACGATCGCGCAGCTTCTGGAGCATCAGACAGCCGACTCGGCCACACGCCCGCCTCACGAACGGTACATCATCCATCAGCAGTGGAGAAACGGCCATAATAATCTCCGAAATACGATCGCCGTTCGAGAGAATGTGCAGCGACAGTACGCCCAGCATTTCGATCGCCACAATCCGATTGGCGGAGTGACGGTGGGCCAGAACCGACTTGGCCGGTACGACCAGCGCCTCTGCTCGATAGTGCAAGCTAGGAGTAGCCGTCGAGAGAGCGATCACAATCTCACAGCTCTTCTTCTGTGCCGCCGGAAACGGGTCGCGCAGAGTTTTAATCAGCACGTCCACAATTTCGTCAAACACCTTCAGCAACGGATCGCCGCCGGCTCCCTCGGGATCACGATACTTTTCGATCAGCCTTTCGAGCTGTTCCAGCAACAGTAACCTAAGCTCCTCGCTCTCTTCGACAATCTCCGCCTGACCGATCCGTTTGGCCAACACCGGAACAATGTATCCAAGATAGTATCCGTTTGCCGGCAGTTTCTCAAGCATTGCGTTCACCGCTTCTACTGCCATGGTTCGGATCGACTCGAACCGGTCACTATAGCAGCGGAGCAGGTACAGATATGTGTCATCGAACACGGTGACGCAAGCTGAATCCGGTACACTGAGAATCCATTGTTCGGCGAACTGTTTCAGAGCACGTTGCCGCACCGAGCGGTCGGGATTTTGTACGTTCGCGCAAAACGATTCGATGTATGCTTTGTTGTCCGcctcggtggccatttttgcaAAGTGTCGTTCACTatttttcactgttttctaAATGGTTCTATTGGAAAGACAGGAAATGATTGTAACTCCAGCGAACTGTGCGAACTTCGATTGGTTACTTTGATTATTGTTCATCAACAGCTGAGCGAGCGTGCCGGTAACCATAACAACACCGCTTTGACaaccaagagagagagagagagagagaatgagcgAAAATAAGGACGAGAGCAACGAAGCCGGAACTCCGACAAAACTCACCCGGATCTTTTCGCATCGCGTGGATGCGTTTTGTTACTAATGTTTGAATATATTCAATAATTTGTGAAGCCACTTTCAGCAGCAGTTGTTAGAAAATAGATATAATCGTTCCATGCAACCGCTTTCAATCATCGGTAGGTAAAAGCTCAATTATTTCAAACGTCCACAGTCCGACAACGTTCCCCATGACTCAACTGGCCAATGCGGGCACCCACACTATTCCacggctttgttttgttttatcacaCAGTAACGCGAACCGCGGTGATAAAGGCCACATCTGGGCCGATATTGCAACGTCGTCAACTGTATGCGAGCTAAATAGAAAATCTGCCCTCGAGTTAGGGCCATCAGTTCTACAGGGTAGAATCGAAAGGGCGCCACCTACAATCCATCCGCTAGCTATGCCTGCAAGAGGCGCACAGGCGGAGGAGTATCCCTCGTGGGTAAGTTAGCGTCTACTCCCAACAGCGGGGCTACACTGACCAGGCTCGCTTGTTCTCCAGGTTGGGTGTGTGTTCATTTTCAATCTTATCGTCGGCACGGGAGCCCTGGCACTTCCGTCTGCCTTCAGCCGCGCAGGATGGATTCTTGGGACGTGCGCAATCGTGGTGCTAGCCTTCGTGAGCTACGTTACTGTTACGTTTGTTATTGAAACGATGGCCTGTGCCAATGCCGTCCAAAACTGGCGGCGGCTACAGTGCATCAAGCGCGATCGGGTCGTGGAACACGACGAGGACAGCAACGTGGAAACGATCGTCGAACCGGCACCATCCGAAATCAGTTCGGATGAAGGAAACCCGTCGGAGCAGCAACAATTGATGGCCCACGATGCGAACATCGAGCAGACGCCCCTGAACATTATGTACTGCCGCCAGACGTACTACAGCCTCTCGAGCAAAATCGAGCTCGGCGAGATGGCCAACATGTTTTTCGGGCGCACCGGTCGCTTCCTGTTCTACCTCTGTCTCGCCGTTTACCTGTACGGTGATCTGAGCATCTATACGGCAGCCGTCGCTAAAAGCTTGCGGGACGTGATGTGTGCCCATAACCAACCGGCGAATGCGACCGATGCGGACGATCGGACGGAGCTCTGTTGGCAGGGCGGGTTACTGACGCGACTGGACGTGTACCGGTTGTGTGAGGTAGGATTCGCGGCCCTCCTCGGTCCATTTGCCCTTTTCAACGTACAGAAGACAAAGTACCTCCAGCTGCTGACCGTGATGTTCCGCTGGTTGGCGTTCAGCGTAATGATTAGTATCGCCGTGCATCGTTTACTGGCACCGGTCGACGACGCAGTCCCGATTGTGCCGAAGCGAGCCGATATTACTGCCCTGCCATACTTGATCGGGACGTGCATTTACTCGTTCATGTGTCACCATTCGCTACCCAGTCTTCTCACTCCGATCGCCAACAAGAACAACCTGAAGGTGCTGGTGTCACTTGACTACGCCCTTATTGGGGTGTTTTACCTCCTGCTCGCCCTCACGGGAGTGTTTGCTTTCGGCGATATTAAGGACCTCTACACGCTGAACTTCATACCGAGTGCCGACCAAACCAACGGGCTGCTGAAGGCGATCGAGTACTTCCTGGCGCTGTTTCCCGTCTTGACGCTCTCCGCAAGCTTTCCGATCATAGCGATCACACTCCGCGACAACCTTCAGACACTGTTTTACGATTCTACACAGGTTGACCTCGAGCCGTACATGGTATGCTGTCACCGGGCGTTTTTCGCGATGCTCGCTATTCTACCACCGGTGATGGTGTGCTTCTTTACCGAAAGTGTTAGCAACCTCGTCGGTTTTACGGGATGTTACGCCGGGACCGGCATTCAGTACCTCATCCCGTTGGCACTCGTCTGGTCGGCGCGCCGTCGCTGCGACAACATGATCGGCCGGGGGATCATTAACCAGTTCCGGAGCCCGTTCAAGGGAAACCTTTGGTTGACGCTCGTGTTCGGGTGGACCGTCACCTGTCTGGTGCTAGTAACGCTCGATCTCGCCCTGTAAATTCTGGATCCTTCTGGTCGCATGCTACCCTCCGACAAAGCAAAACACGAGACTGAACCGGCGTGTGAAACGATCTCTCGTCGTGATTTCCTCTAGAGTATCTTCCTTTAGCCGTGACCAACGCAGAACGGCGACTGAAATGCGCACAAACACTGCGAACACAATGGTGCTTGGCGATGGCTGAGCCGGATTTTATTTAGTAATGGCAAAAGAAAGCCACATTCCCATAGCATTTTTTAGTACAGCATACGAGGACCCTTTCGAGGAAGTGGCAATAATTCTACAGATGGTGAAATGGAATGGGAACTTTTGGAAAATGAGAAGAGGATAGCGAATGAAGTCCAAAAGATGAAAACCTATTTAATTATGATTGTTGAAATGAACCAATAGTGAAATATATGTATACAAAAAATGATGGTTAACAGTACATCAAAGCTAAACTTTTGTGTTGCTCCGTACTCGATATATTAACTCAGTCTATGCTATAGACCGACCATAGAATTACAAAATAGTGAACCGTCCCTCCCAAGCTCTACTTTTTGCCTTGGGCCTGCTTCTCCAGCTTCTCGCGCTCCATGCTTTGTAGCTGCTCCAGGGTGAGCAACGAAACACCCAGCTGATCCTCGCGAGTGAATGGTTGCGCCATTTGCCGTAACCATCGTTTGGCAAGCTGttagaaagcgaaaaaagaaaagtaaatctCATACACCCTTCAAAATCGGGCAGAGTCCAACCTGCATCGATTCCTCCGTGCTCAGATTGCTAAGATTGTCGGTGAGATGTTCCTGTATCCATTTGGGTAGCTTGCCACGCTTATCCTGCCGCGAAAAACGCTTATCGGCGAAAATCATAATACCGTAGTCGGTTTTGCCACTGAAAAGAATGCGGAAAGTTATTCAATTCCTTCAAACAACCCTCTTCCCCACTCCCCACTTACCGAATGGCACGACCGACACACTGTGCTGCGTGGCGCAGTGCGTCGAAGGTGAGAAAATCGTTCTCGCGGATCTGGAACTGATCGCGCAGATAATTGAGGCGCGCCTTAAGGATGCGTGACTGAGTGTACACGTACGGAATGCCAAACATCAGCACGGCCCGTCCAAGATGGTGGTCGAAATCGACACCTTCGGACACTTTCCCTCGAGCGACCGCAAGGAGCACCGCTCCGCGACCACACTCGCACGCCTTCACGTAGTTCATCAGGGCGTACGATGTTTCGGCGTTGTCTTGCGTCTCGATGAACAGCAGTTTGTAGCGCAGCAGCGTATCGATAATGCCCTGATCGTACCAGGACGCGACGACCGACTCAAGATAGAGGTACGAAGTGAAGAAGCAAACGATACCGTCCGGAACCGTTTTGGCAGTTTCCACCAACAGCTGACCGTAGT
It includes:
- the LOC128273812 gene encoding dynein axonemal assembly factor 5, with protein sequence MATEADNKAYIESFCANVQNPDRSVRQRALKQFAEQWILSVPDSACVTVFDDTYLYLLRCYSDRFESIRTMAVEAVNAMLEKLPANGYYLGYIVPVLAKRIGQAEIVEESEELRLLLLEQLERLIEKYRDPEGAGGDPLLKVFDEIVDVLIKTLRDPFPAAQKKSCEIVIALSTATPSLHYRAEALVVPAKSVLAHRHSANRIVAIEMLGVLSLHILSNGDRISEIIMAVSPLLMDDVPFVRRACGRVGCLMLQKLRDRYSFFHRILPLVLNCLSDDTQEVRDDVHSRWKEAGELYYRENETELAKVALLEQLPTAYPVERYTRPTLGCRAIVQRSLRVVNLVLHEMEEWKENIRLHATKLLKQIVLHAEHSFSTLFAEVNPVLAKACMEQPIVSEALSVCELLGVLLEYETWSKHVLLHFRKFPTVGQLRCMRTMYAHCQHGEPKRADIKQFVALLLDVDVCHNLNEEYQFELLEFSGVLVADSRGRELPAMLEEISVSDGDNAGEQSLERMLYTVVLKVVAFCYDSKDTIRAKGLSVLRQLDSDVDKLHEHHLSSVLGRIEHLESENSDASVSLLLLCGIVSVCGFQETYFETMQATLDKAISHAAPEGKVKLFSAISVAMLAWSERNSQTTDVQLSLLKPFTDVVITPYLVWTVGRSAESIRAMATACFASMVQGVNAEVYASLLPSYLNLLAGLIDDNSIATRAYTLRALVRLEPLDFESLKLLAFPIMSRLDDPSGEVRELAATCLGSLRFARATPEDHATYARWQEILKQILTVMLLHLEHPEIKLRTAISVSLRRLYADNRELIKRLANEAPSGCSYKMDLDRIAADEQ
- the LOC128272998 gene encoding transmembrane protein 104 homolog; protein product: MPARGAQAEEYPSWVGCVFIFNLIVGTGALALPSAFSRAGWILGTCAIVVLAFVSYVTVTFVIETMACANAVQNWRRLQCIKRDRVVEHDEDSNVETIVEPAPSEISSDEGNPSEQQQLMAHDANIEQTPLNIMYCRQTYYSLSSKIELGEMANMFFGRTGRFLFYLCLAVYLYGDLSIYTAAVAKSLRDVMCAHNQPANATDADDRTELCWQGGLLTRLDVYRLCEVGFAALLGPFALFNVQKTKYLQLLTVMFRWLAFSVMISIAVHRLLAPVDDAVPIVPKRADITALPYLIGTCIYSFMCHHSLPSLLTPIANKNNLKVLVSLDYALIGVFYLLLALTGVFAFGDIKDLYTLNFIPSADQTNGLLKAIEYFLALFPVLTLSASFPIIAITLRDNLQTLFYDSTQVDLEPYMVCCHRAFFAMLAILPPVMVCFFTESVSNLVGFTGCYAGTGIQYLIPLALVWSARRRCDNMIGRGIINQFRSPFKGNLWLTLVFGWTVTCLVLVTLDLAL